A part of Aricia agestis chromosome 13, ilAriAges1.1, whole genome shotgun sequence genomic DNA contains:
- the LOC121733443 gene encoding piggyBac transposable element-derived protein 4-like, protein MSIWRVGTGEEPPQEYLDLLYGNEDPDGGSDADSSDGEEVEYLEDEYEDEEDEVEAPPYSPLTSPESRERRSRMVGDEVDEVEAPPYSPLTSPEIRERRSRMDDPIMPRREFRERSRSPLSSPAEPAVPAEPLVLLFDEFGALIGDQPTGDEFFAPDAHPLYVTVEQVERERASIAFSNRRGTRGRRGGRRGVRGVRGQSARRGGYPIRGRRGGRQWEVGQPLHQIWLTDADVPPELVSLATDVVRRRQRRLQGDAVVDSTERGRVDSESEDEFVDANDGGDADFEWYPMDTFQGQEEIFQPERTGSVQFFNSAYDAFRSYWTDEVLGLIVAETNLYATKISSASFQAEWVPTNLHEILCLFSFWMMLGIVRMPTVTSCFSVDPLLKTEVFRRIFTRKRYEMLNRALHFIDSPPVTDNENPSNTGARSFDRLHRLRPILTHLNSTFQSNYILNKDICIDESLTLWKGRLNIKQYIRNKASKFGIKTFELCESTTGYLWSFIVYTGKQSATDLEQSPGELKSTAVVKKLIGPLLNKGYRLFMDNWYNSPLLARFLKLNGTDCIGTLRASRSDVPTVINKAPLNKGEYIARHSGDVTVLAWQDKKRITMISTCHGASTALPTVSSRQLSRKIPFKPQVVLDYNKFMGGVDLKDQMLEPYLLERKRCKKWYMKLFKRLLNVSILNSRILVESSTHKNVDHLAFRLQLVDTILSNHLSHCPQSRRRTASSSRSAHLQPNRFILSTHWPVSWESIEGASASNRKTRKRCFVCLKNGKKNIRTPYCCESCRVPLCIEECFKAYHTLP, encoded by the exons aTGTCAATCTGGCGCGTAGGAACTGGCGAGGAACCACCGCAGGAATACCTGGATCTCCTCTATGGTAATGAGGATCCTGACGGTGGTTCCGATGCCGATTCATCGGATGGGGAAGAGGTGGAGTACCTGGAAGACGAG TATGAAGATGAAGAAGATGAAGTGGAGGCTCCACCATACTCCCCTCTCACGTCCCCGGAGAGCCGCGAGAGGCGGTCGCGAATG GTTGGAGATGAAGTGGATGAAGTGGAGGCTCCACCATACTCCCCTCTCACGTCCCCGGAGATCCGTGAGAGGCGGTCGCGAATG GACGATCCAATAATGCCTCGACGAGAGTTTCGGGAGAGGTCACGCTCGCCACTATCATCTCCGGCAGAACC TGCGGTGCCTGCAGAGCCTCTTGTTCTTCTGTTCGATGAGTTTGGTGCGCTGATCGGTGACCAGCCGACGGGCGACGAGTTTTTTGCCCCGGATGCCCACCCATTGTATGTAACAGTAGAGCAAGTAGAGCGTGAAAGAGCTTCTATAGCGTTTAGCAATAGAAGAGGAACGAGAGGGAGAAGGGGTGGCCGAAGGGGGGTCAGGGGTGTGCGAGGACAGAGTGCACGCAGGGGTGGGTATCCAATCAGGGGCCGTAGAGGAGGACGGCAGTGGGAGGTGGGACAACCACTTCACCAAATATGGCTGACTGATGCCGACGTTCCTCCCGAATTGGTGAGTTTGGCGACGGATGTAGTGAGGAGACGACAGAGGAGATTGCAAGGTGATGCCGTGGTTGATAGTACCGAACGAGGAAGGGTTGATAGTGAGAGCGAGGATGAATTTGTCGACGCCAATGATGGAGGTGATGCTGACTTTGAGTGGTATCCTATGGATACTTTTCAAGGTCAGGAAGAAATTTTTCAGCCAGAGCGTACCGGTTCGGTTCAGTTTTTCAATTCAGCCTACGACGCTTTTCGTTCCTATTGGACCGATGAGGTCTTAGGATTAATTGTGGCTGAAACGAACCTTTATGCTACAAAAATTTCTTCTGCTTCATTCCAGGCTGAATGGGTCCCCACAAATTTGCATGAAATTTTATGCCTTTTTTCGTTCTGGATGATGTTGGGGATCGTCAGAATGCCAACTGTTACCAGTTGCTTTTCGGTCGATCCTCTCTTGAAAACGGAAGTTTTCAGGCGCATCTTCACACGAAAAAGGTATGAAATGTTAAATAGAGCTTTACATTTTATAGATTCCCCCCCCGTTACGGATAACGAAAATCCCTCCAACACTGGCGCCAGAAGCTTTGACCGTTTACACCGTTTGAGACCAATTTTAACACATTTAAATTCAACTTTTCaatctaattatattttaaataaagacaTTTGTATTGATGAAAGCCTTACACTTTGGAAAGGCAGATTGAATATCAAACAGTATATTCGGAACAAAGCTTCTAAGTTTGGGATCAAAACATTCGAGCTTTGTGAGAGCACCACTGGTTACCTGTGGTCGTTCATTGTTTACACCGGTAAACAATCCGCAACAGATCTGGAGCAGTCGCCCGGAGAGCTTAAAAGCACAGCTGTTGTAAAAAAGCTCATTGGTCCCCTACTAAACAAAGGGTATAGATTGTTTATGGACAATTGGTACAATTCACCCCTATTAGCTAGGTTTCTGAAACTCAATGGTACTGACTGCATTGGTACTTTGAGAGCTTCCCGAAGCGATGTTCCCACTGTAATAAATAAGGCTCCTCTTAATAAGGGAGAGTACATCGCCAGACATTCCGGCGATGTCACTGTTTTAGCATGGCAAGACAAGAAACGAATTACCATGATTTCCACTTGTCATGGTGCATCTACAGCCTTGCCTACAGTCTCTTCTAGACAATTGTCGCGTAAAATACCATTCAAACCACAAGTCGTTCTGGACTACAATAAATTCATGGGGGGTGTAGATTTAAAAGATCAAATGTTGGAGCCTTATTTATTAGAGAGGAAACGTTGtaaaaaatggtacatgaaactTTTTAAACGCCTTCTGAATGTATCCATTCTTAACTCTCGCATTCTTGTAGAGTCATCCACTCATAAAAACGTTGATCATTTAGCTTTCCGCCTTCAGCTTGTAGATACCATCCTTTCAAATCATCTATCACATTGTCCGCAAAGCCGTAGACGTACTGCGTCTAGCAGTAGATCTGCGCACCTTCAACCTAATAGATTTATCCTCTCTACACATTGGCCTGTGTCATGGGAATCAATAGAGGGCGCCTCAGCAAGCAACCGGAAAACCAGGAAGCGTTGCTTTGTGTGcttaaaaaatggcaaaaaaaatataagaacgCCCTACTGTTGCGAATCCTGTCGCGTGCCATTGTGTATAGAGGAATGTTTTAAGGCTTATCATACATTACCATAA